From the genome of Amycolatopsis sp. NBC_01488, one region includes:
- a CDS encoding NAD-dependent epimerase/dehydratase family protein yields the protein MSDKKVLFTGGGGFIAAHVIPLLIEGGYTVRILDNMTRGDRARVNEFVATGQVELVEKDVRYGGAVREAMRGCTHVIHFATVSINKSIADPHESIDINMIGNHNVFAAAADEGVERLVFASTASVYGEPKRLPMHEDDELRPLTPYCISKRAGEDMLGFYERTKGLSWNALRFFNVYGPGQKIEAYYTSVINHFIQRLRAGQPPIIDGRGDQSMDFVHVTDLARAVVAALESERSNLPINIGTGIDTSIAALAKILIEAVGVDVEPLFNERDVLVSRRAADITRAREVLGWEPRITVEDGMRELVRETE from the coding sequence GTGTCCGACAAGAAGGTGCTCTTCACCGGGGGCGGTGGGTTCATCGCCGCGCACGTCATCCCGCTGCTGATCGAGGGTGGCTACACGGTCCGGATCCTGGACAACATGACGCGCGGCGACCGGGCCCGCGTCAACGAGTTCGTCGCCACCGGCCAGGTCGAGCTGGTGGAGAAGGACGTCCGCTACGGCGGCGCGGTGCGCGAGGCCATGCGCGGCTGCACGCACGTCATCCACTTCGCGACGGTCTCGATCAACAAGTCGATCGCCGACCCGCACGAGTCGATCGACATCAACATGATCGGCAACCACAACGTCTTCGCGGCGGCCGCCGACGAGGGTGTCGAGCGCCTGGTGTTCGCGTCGACCGCGTCGGTCTACGGCGAGCCGAAGCGGCTGCCGATGCACGAGGACGACGAGCTGCGCCCGCTCACGCCGTACTGCATCTCGAAGCGCGCCGGCGAGGACATGCTCGGCTTCTACGAGCGCACCAAGGGCCTGTCCTGGAACGCGCTGCGCTTCTTCAACGTGTACGGCCCGGGCCAGAAGATCGAGGCCTACTACACGTCGGTGATCAACCACTTCATCCAGCGCCTGCGCGCCGGCCAGCCGCCGATCATCGACGGCCGCGGCGACCAGTCGATGGACTTCGTGCACGTCACCGACCTCGCGCGGGCCGTCGTCGCCGCGCTGGAGTCGGAGCGGTCGAACCTGCCGATCAACATCGGCACCGGCATCGACACGTCGATCGCGGCGCTGGCGAAGATCCTCATCGAGGCCGTCGGCGTCGACGTCGAGCCGCTGTTCAACGAGCGTGACGTGCTGGTGTCGCGGCGCGCCGCGGACATCACCCGCGCCCGTGAGGTGCTCGGCTGGGAGCCGCGGATCACCGTCGAGGACGGGATGCGGGAACTGGTCAGGGAAACCGAGTGA
- a CDS encoding acyltransferase — protein MFFDDERSHRLRPQILTELVSQYMNDAERAAFYGLPATCRVRERVKIISPENLKMGDHCWIGEGAALDASGGLEIGEHTSIGLNTLIFTHSSWLANMTLQNHSGSDLIERKPVKIGKGCFIGGLVVIMAGVTIGDFATVQPNSVVAKDVPPRTLVAGNPARVFQRYDEEYIQSEVDRVRAENARRREIAESHGQNTSGWGAPSGDYSEQ, from the coding sequence ATGTTCTTCGATGACGAGCGCAGCCACCGGCTGCGCCCGCAGATCCTGACCGAGCTCGTCTCGCAGTACATGAACGACGCCGAGCGGGCGGCGTTCTACGGGCTGCCTGCGACGTGCCGGGTGCGCGAGCGCGTGAAGATCATCAGCCCCGAGAACCTCAAGATGGGCGACCACTGCTGGATCGGCGAGGGCGCGGCGCTCGACGCGAGCGGCGGGCTGGAGATCGGCGAGCACACCAGCATCGGCCTGAACACGCTGATCTTCACGCACTCGAGCTGGCTAGCGAACATGACGCTGCAGAACCATTCGGGCAGCGACCTGATCGAGCGCAAGCCGGTGAAGATCGGCAAGGGCTGCTTCATCGGCGGCCTGGTGGTGATCATGGCGGGCGTGACGATCGGCGACTTCGCGACGGTGCAGCCGAACTCGGTGGTGGCGAAGGACGTTCCGCCGCGGACGCTGGTGGCGGGCAACCCGGCGCGGGTGTTCCAGCGCTACGACGAGGAGTACATCCAGTCCGAAGTGGACCGGGTGCGCGCGGAGAACGCGCGCCGTCGGGAGATCGCGGAGTCACACGGGCAGAACACTTCGGGCTGGGGAGCCCCATCAGGCGACTACTCAGAGCAGTAG
- a CDS encoding Gfo/Idh/MocA family protein, producing the protein MTHRIALVGTGNMGSLHARVLAGNERVELVRVIDPREEAGKAVAERYETQWTPEIGELSDVDAVVLASATEVHYDLAQEILGQGKPMLVEKPVCNSFEKSQEIVSLAAKNDIPLMCGLLERYNPAVMTARALVQEPVHLMARRHGPYAPRIKTGVAWDLLVHDVDLAIQFFGGATPSRVTSGAGYFHPSSVEGAEDTIETVLSFPTGLATVSASRLGQKKVRSLVVSELDRLIEIDLLRRDVTIYRHVSHDSVTPDGLGYRQQTVIEIPELITAREPLATQLDRFCDLLEGKVDADAERELILPSHHVVEQVLTQAAA; encoded by the coding sequence ATGACGCATCGGATCGCTCTTGTCGGGACCGGGAACATGGGATCGCTGCACGCCCGCGTGCTCGCCGGCAACGAACGCGTGGAGCTCGTCCGCGTGATCGATCCGCGTGAGGAAGCGGGCAAGGCCGTCGCCGAGCGGTACGAAACCCAGTGGACGCCGGAGATCGGCGAACTGTCCGATGTGGACGCCGTCGTGCTCGCGTCGGCCACCGAGGTGCACTACGACCTGGCGCAGGAAATCCTCGGCCAGGGCAAGCCGATGCTGGTCGAAAAGCCGGTGTGCAACAGCTTCGAGAAGTCGCAGGAGATCGTCTCGCTGGCGGCGAAGAACGACATCCCGCTGATGTGTGGCCTGCTGGAGCGTTACAACCCGGCGGTGATGACCGCGCGGGCGCTGGTCCAGGAGCCGGTGCACCTGATGGCCCGCCGCCACGGCCCGTACGCGCCGCGCATCAAGACCGGCGTCGCGTGGGACCTGCTGGTGCACGACGTCGACCTGGCGATCCAGTTCTTCGGCGGCGCGACGCCGTCGCGAGTCACCTCCGGCGCGGGCTACTTCCACCCGTCGTCGGTCGAGGGCGCCGAGGACACCATCGAGACGGTGCTGTCGTTCCCGACCGGCCTGGCCACGGTGTCGGCGTCGCGGCTGGGCCAGAAGAAGGTCCGGTCGCTGGTCGTGTCGGAGCTGGACCGGCTGATCGAGATCGACCTGCTCCGCCGCGACGTCACGATCTACCGGCACGTCTCGCACGACTCCGTCACCCCGGACGGCCTCGGCTACCGGCAGCAGACGGTCATCGAGATCCCGGAGCTGATCACCGCGCGCGAGCCGCTGGCCACCCAGCTGGACCGGTTCTGCGACCTGCTCGAAGGCAAGGTCGACGCGGACGCCGAGCGCGAGCTGATCCTGCCGTCGCACCACGTCGTCGAGCAGGTCCTGACGCAGGCCGCCGCCTAG
- a CDS encoding M20/M25/M40 family metallo-hydrolase yields MTSRRAFLTASAALGVASAAGIPAGAAELGDRGPGVPVRPQRPDPELRTLLRQVDERRIEATVRRLAAFGTRHTLSAQDDPARGIGAARDWLFAQFQQVAAASGGRMTVELQSYVQPPADRIPVPTTITNVVATLHGSADPGRVYVVSGHYDSRCTDVMNSAGEAPGADDDASGVAVSLELARVLSTRQPPATIVFAAVAGEEQGLYGARFMAQRFKAAGTDVQAMFTDDIVGSSRADDGTRDPFAIRLFAEGVPTAETPAEASLRRSVGGENDSPPRQLARFVKSVAENDATGMTVRVIYRRDRYLRGGDHIGFLEQGYPAARFTEPAEDFAHQHQDVRVENGVQYGDLPEFCDFPFIARVARVNGAALWSLATAPGTPKGVKIRTAALTNDSDLLWDATPGAVGYEVLWRETTAPDWTHAIDVGPALTAKIDLSKDNVFFAVRAVGPDGRRSPAAFPVPVS; encoded by the coding sequence GTGACCTCTCGACGAGCGTTTCTCACCGCGTCGGCTGCTCTTGGAGTGGCCTCCGCGGCCGGCATCCCGGCGGGTGCCGCCGAACTCGGCGACCGCGGCCCCGGCGTCCCGGTTCGCCCGCAGCGGCCCGATCCGGAACTGCGGACCCTGCTCCGGCAGGTGGACGAGCGGCGGATCGAGGCGACCGTCCGGCGGCTGGCCGCGTTCGGCACCCGGCACACGCTGTCCGCCCAAGACGACCCTGCGCGTGGCATCGGCGCCGCGCGCGACTGGCTGTTCGCGCAGTTCCAGCAGGTCGCGGCCGCGTCCGGCGGCCGGATGACCGTCGAGCTGCAGTCGTACGTCCAGCCGCCCGCCGACCGGATCCCGGTGCCGACGACGATCACGAACGTCGTCGCGACGCTGCACGGGTCGGCCGATCCGGGCCGCGTGTACGTCGTTTCGGGGCACTACGACTCGCGCTGCACCGACGTCATGAACTCCGCCGGCGAGGCGCCGGGCGCGGACGACGACGCGTCGGGCGTCGCTGTCTCCCTGGAGCTGGCGCGGGTCCTCTCGACCCGGCAACCGCCCGCGACGATCGTCTTCGCCGCCGTCGCGGGCGAGGAGCAGGGCCTCTACGGCGCGCGGTTCATGGCGCAGCGGTTCAAGGCGGCCGGCACCGACGTCCAGGCGATGTTCACCGACGACATCGTCGGCTCCAGCCGCGCCGACGACGGCACGCGCGACCCGTTCGCGATCCGCTTGTTCGCCGAGGGCGTCCCGACCGCGGAGACGCCGGCCGAAGCGAGCCTGCGCCGCAGCGTCGGCGGCGAAAACGACTCCCCGCCGCGGCAGCTGGCCCGGTTCGTGAAGTCCGTGGCGGAGAATGACGCGACCGGCATGACGGTCCGGGTGATCTACCGCCGCGACCGCTATCTGCGCGGCGGTGACCACATCGGGTTCCTGGAGCAGGGCTATCCGGCGGCGCGGTTCACCGAGCCCGCCGAGGACTTCGCGCACCAGCACCAGGACGTCCGCGTGGAGAACGGCGTCCAGTACGGCGACCTGCCTGAGTTCTGCGACTTCCCGTTCATCGCCAGGGTCGCGCGGGTGAACGGCGCCGCGCTGTGGTCGCTCGCGACGGCGCCGGGCACGCCGAAGGGCGTGAAGATCCGCACGGCAGCGCTGACCAACGACTCGGACCTGCTGTGGGACGCGACGCCGGGCGCGGTCGGCTACGAGGTCCTGTGGCGCGAAACGACGGCGCCGGACTGGACGCACGCGATCGACGTCGGCCCGGCGCTGACGGCGAAGATCGACCTGTCGAAGGACAACGTCTTCTTCGCCGTCCGCGCGGTGGGCCCGGACGGCCGCCGAAGCCCGGCGGCCTTCCCGGTGCCGGTGAGCTAG
- a CDS encoding Uma2 family endonuclease, with the protein MSVMDWPHDLLSLDDWINLPETPEYQVEVVEGVLVVAPRPMPFHQRVVARLAFLMDELLPDDYSALNEVEMVVSAAPLTVRVPDVLVAPSSLVETNPARFDAGDVRLVVEVLSDGTRRTDQVTKFSEYAEAGIEHYWIVDLDSPISMISYRLIEGDYENFGEFSGVAELEFAGSALTIDLTALTTRRAQRP; encoded by the coding sequence ATGAGTGTCATGGATTGGCCTCACGATCTTCTGTCTCTCGACGACTGGATCAACCTGCCGGAGACACCGGAGTACCAGGTGGAAGTGGTCGAAGGGGTTCTCGTCGTGGCGCCGCGTCCGATGCCGTTCCACCAGCGCGTTGTCGCACGGTTGGCCTTCTTGATGGATGAACTGCTGCCGGACGACTACTCCGCGCTGAACGAAGTCGAGATGGTCGTTTCCGCCGCGCCGCTGACGGTCCGCGTGCCCGATGTGCTCGTTGCGCCCAGCTCTCTGGTGGAAACCAATCCCGCACGGTTCGACGCCGGTGACGTTCGGCTCGTCGTCGAGGTGCTTTCCGACGGCACCAGGCGCACCGACCAAGTCACCAAGTTCTCCGAGTACGCCGAAGCCGGGATCGAGCACTACTGGATCGTCGATCTCGACTCTCCGATCAGCATGATCTCCTACCGGCTGATCGAAGGGGACTACGAGAACTTCGGCGAGTTCTCCGGCGTCGCCGAACTGGAGTTCGCCGGTTCCGCGCTCACCATCGATCTGACCGCCCTCACAACCCGGCGCGCCCAGCGGCCCTGA
- a CDS encoding DegT/DnrJ/EryC1/StrS family aminotransferase — protein sequence MSSDSIALGQPTVGEEELAAVAEVFRSGWLAGAGPACRRFEERFAQVTGTAHALTTANCGSALFLGLKVLGVRPGDEVIVGDYTFPATGHAVVQAGATPVFADIRPDVFSADPAHVEALITPKTVGILAVDVAGQPGDFDEYRAIADKHGLWLFEDAACAAGATYKTRPAGSLADLAAFSFHGRKGITAGEGGALVSDREDLIAHARKLHTYGIEPAISREGSNTLPIPEFHELGYNFRMSDVQAAIMNVQLDRLPDLLAARRSVAKRYHEAFDDVAALTVPVELSDREHPWQAYLLTVAPEVSRDTLALRVREQGVQCNFGTYASHLQPIYGPQALLPVSADAFARQLAIPMHANLTDAEVTRVGEVVREAVQSLS from the coding sequence ATGTCGTCCGACAGCATTGCCCTCGGTCAGCCGACCGTGGGCGAAGAGGAACTCGCCGCCGTCGCCGAGGTCTTCCGGTCCGGCTGGCTGGCCGGGGCCGGACCGGCGTGCCGCCGCTTCGAAGAGCGGTTCGCCCAGGTCACCGGCACGGCGCACGCGCTGACGACCGCGAACTGCGGGTCCGCGCTCTTCCTGGGCCTCAAGGTGCTGGGCGTCCGGCCCGGTGACGAGGTCATCGTCGGCGACTACACGTTCCCCGCCACCGGTCACGCCGTCGTGCAGGCCGGCGCGACCCCGGTGTTCGCCGACATCCGCCCGGACGTCTTCAGCGCCGACCCGGCCCACGTCGAAGCCCTGATCACCCCGAAGACCGTCGGCATCCTCGCCGTCGACGTCGCCGGGCAGCCCGGTGACTTCGACGAGTACCGCGCGATCGCCGACAAGCACGGCCTCTGGCTGTTCGAAGACGCCGCGTGCGCCGCGGGCGCGACGTACAAGACGCGTCCGGCCGGCAGCCTCGCCGACCTGGCCGCGTTCTCCTTCCACGGCCGCAAGGGCATCACCGCGGGCGAAGGCGGCGCGCTGGTCTCGGACCGCGAGGACCTCATCGCGCACGCCCGCAAGCTCCACACCTACGGCATCGAGCCGGCGATCAGCCGCGAAGGCTCGAACACGCTGCCGATCCCGGAGTTCCACGAGCTGGGCTACAACTTCCGCATGTCGGACGTCCAGGCCGCGATCATGAACGTCCAGCTCGACCGGCTCCCGGACCTCCTCGCGGCTCGCCGTTCCGTCGCGAAGCGCTACCACGAGGCCTTCGACGACGTCGCCGCGTTGACCGTCCCGGTGGAACTGTCCGATCGCGAGCACCCGTGGCAGGCCTACCTGCTCACGGTCGCCCCGGAGGTCAGCCGCGACACGCTCGCCCTGCGTGTCCGCGAGCAGGGCGTCCAGTGCAACTTCGGCACCTACGCCTCGCACCTGCAGCCGATCTACGGTCCCCAGGCGCTGCTGCCCGTCTCGGCGGACGCGTTCGCGCGTCAGCTGGCGATCCCCATGCACGCCAACCTCACCGACGCCGAGGTCACGCGCGTCGGCGAGGTCGTGCGCGAAGCCGTGCAGTCCCTGTCCTGA
- a CDS encoding DegT/DnrJ/EryC1/StrS family aminotransferase — protein sequence MIPITVVDVRDAEDLVVEVLRSGAIAQGPMVKRFEDAFAAVSGTKHAIAVNNGTTALVAALQVLDLKPGDEVVTSPFTFVATLNAILEAGATVRFADIRRDDFAIDPDAVAKAVTDRTKVLMPVHLYGQTADMGKLAPLAAEHGLQVIEDSAQAVGASFEGKQAGSFGIGCFSLYATKNITTAEGGVITTDDDALADKLRVLRNQGMRARYQYEVAGHNYRMTDLHAAVGIPQLAKLDQLTAARQANAKRLSEGLAGTPGLEVPKVLPGREHVWHQYTVLVGPHAFLSRDELAAALTERGIGNGIYYPKIVFDYDCYAGHDLIPGARVEDFPVAQAVAAQALSLPVHPHLTESDLDTIIETVREVLGA from the coding sequence ATGATCCCCATCACTGTGGTCGACGTCCGCGACGCGGAGGACCTCGTCGTCGAGGTGCTGCGCTCCGGCGCCATCGCACAGGGACCGATGGTCAAGCGCTTCGAAGACGCCTTCGCGGCCGTCTCCGGGACCAAGCACGCGATCGCGGTCAACAACGGGACCACCGCGCTGGTCGCCGCGCTCCAGGTGCTCGACCTGAAGCCGGGCGACGAGGTCGTGACGTCGCCGTTCACCTTCGTCGCGACGCTGAACGCGATCCTCGAGGCCGGCGCGACCGTCCGCTTCGCCGACATCCGGCGCGACGACTTCGCGATCGACCCCGACGCCGTGGCCAAGGCGGTGACGGACCGCACGAAGGTGCTCATGCCGGTGCACCTCTACGGCCAGACCGCGGACATGGGCAAGCTCGCCCCGCTGGCCGCCGAGCACGGCCTCCAGGTCATCGAGGACTCCGCGCAGGCCGTCGGCGCGTCGTTCGAGGGCAAGCAGGCCGGCTCGTTCGGCATCGGCTGCTTCTCGCTGTACGCGACGAAGAACATCACCACCGCCGAGGGCGGCGTCATCACGACGGACGACGACGCGCTGGCCGACAAGCTCCGCGTGCTGCGCAACCAGGGCATGCGCGCCCGCTACCAGTACGAGGTCGCCGGGCACAACTACCGGATGACCGACCTGCACGCGGCGGTCGGCATCCCGCAGCTGGCGAAGCTCGACCAGCTGACCGCGGCCCGCCAGGCGAACGCGAAGCGGCTCTCGGAGGGCCTCGCGGGCACGCCGGGCCTCGAGGTGCCGAAGGTGCTGCCGGGCCGCGAGCACGTGTGGCACCAGTACACCGTGCTGGTCGGGCCGCACGCGTTCCTCTCGCGCGACGAGCTGGCCGCGGCGCTCACCGAGCGCGGCATCGGCAACGGCATCTACTACCCCAAGATCGTCTTCGACTACGACTGCTACGCGGGTCACGACCTGATCCCGGGCGCGCGCGTCGAGGACTTCCCGGTGGCGCAGGCGGTTGCCGCGCAGGCGCTTTCGCTGCCGGTGCACCCGCACCTGACCGAGTCCGACCTGGACACCATCATCGAAACCGTTCGCGAGGTACTGGGCGCATGA
- a CDS encoding glycosyltransferase family 4 protein, protein MRIAVVNNFFPPRVGGSAHMSASLAAQFVTAGHEVLAVTAAYADAPAEEERDGYRVVRLPAVKMPQVGLSIDFDMSFASLRPGNWRRLWKLLDEFQPDAIHLHGQFFDLSWLAGIYARRRQIPVLLTIHTLLISDNKLYGGVFRMLDAVLVKPILRYIRPKYVILDKLGVDYCVERYGTSDANSEYFPIAVDTGHFAKPVTKDVRAEHEIGDAPLIVSLGHVIPLRNRLPLIEALPSILDKHPGVRVVVVGRVYHDAFLKRAAELGVSDALVVTGAVPKADVPAYFAAADIVTHDLNGGCGTASLEAMLSGTATIASVTEDNYPGIELRNGENVLLVRPDDAEAVARTVIDLLDDPEKRAVIAQRESELVRANFGLDVVAEEHLRTFEKLVSEADVLR, encoded by the coding sequence ATGCGCATCGCGGTGGTCAACAACTTCTTCCCGCCCCGGGTGGGCGGGAGCGCGCACATGTCGGCGTCGCTGGCGGCGCAGTTCGTGACGGCGGGGCACGAAGTCCTGGCCGTCACGGCGGCCTACGCCGACGCCCCGGCCGAGGAGGAGCGCGACGGCTACCGCGTCGTGCGCCTCCCCGCGGTGAAGATGCCGCAGGTCGGCCTGTCGATCGACTTCGACATGAGCTTCGCGTCGCTGCGGCCCGGCAACTGGCGGCGGCTGTGGAAGCTGCTGGACGAGTTCCAGCCGGACGCGATCCACCTGCACGGCCAGTTCTTCGACCTCTCGTGGCTGGCCGGGATCTACGCGCGGCGGCGGCAGATCCCGGTGCTGCTCACCATCCACACCCTGCTGATCAGCGACAACAAGCTGTACGGCGGCGTGTTCCGGATGCTCGACGCGGTGCTGGTGAAGCCGATCCTGCGCTACATCAGGCCGAAGTACGTCATCCTCGACAAGCTGGGCGTCGACTACTGCGTCGAGCGCTACGGCACCAGCGACGCGAACTCGGAGTACTTCCCGATCGCGGTCGACACCGGGCACTTCGCGAAGCCGGTGACGAAGGACGTCCGCGCGGAGCACGAGATCGGGGACGCGCCGCTGATCGTCTCGCTCGGGCACGTCATCCCGCTGCGCAACCGGCTGCCGCTGATCGAGGCTCTGCCGTCCATTTTGGACAAGCACCCCGGGGTGCGCGTGGTCGTCGTCGGCCGCGTCTACCACGACGCGTTCCTGAAGCGGGCCGCGGAACTGGGTGTTTCGGACGCGCTGGTGGTCACGGGCGCGGTGCCGAAGGCGGACGTCCCGGCGTACTTCGCGGCGGCGGACATCGTCACGCACGACCTCAACGGCGGCTGTGGGACGGCGTCGCTGGAGGCGATGCTCTCCGGCACGGCGACGATCGCGTCGGTCACCGAGGACAACTACCCCGGCATCGAGCTGCGCAACGGCGAGAACGTCCTGCTGGTGCGGCCCGACGATGCGGAAGCCGTGGCGCGCACGGTGATCGACCTGCTCGACGACCCGGAGAAGCGGGCCGTGATCGCCCAGCGCGAAAGCGAGCTGGTGCGGGCGAACTTCGGCCTCGACGTCGTCGCGGAAGAGCACTTGCGCACGTTCGAAAAGCTGGTGTCGGAAGCCGATGTTCTTCGATGA
- a CDS encoding SigE family RNA polymerase sigma factor, which yields MARGDDEFAEFVRASSARLTHAAYLLTGDRHQAEDAAQTAFTRTYAAWSRVRHKDAYGYARTVLMNHVIDGWRRPIREYATEAMPDRPDRADVDRAVTQRAWLTAVLKTLTDRERAVVVLRHFFDLPEAEVARELGVSLGTVKSTNSRALAKLRIEAATEDTLIGGSGR from the coding sequence ATGGCGCGCGGCGACGACGAGTTCGCGGAGTTCGTGCGCGCGTCGTCGGCCCGTCTCACCCACGCCGCCTACCTGCTCACCGGCGACCGCCACCAGGCCGAAGACGCCGCCCAGACCGCCTTCACCCGCACCTACGCGGCCTGGTCGCGGGTCCGGCACAAGGACGCCTACGGCTACGCCAGGACCGTCCTGATGAACCACGTCATCGACGGCTGGCGGCGCCCGATCCGCGAGTACGCCACCGAGGCCATGCCCGACCGGCCGGACCGCGCGGACGTCGACCGGGCCGTCACCCAGCGTGCGTGGCTCACCGCGGTGCTCAAGACGCTCACCGACCGCGAACGCGCCGTCGTCGTGCTGCGGCACTTCTTCGACCTGCCCGAAGCCGAGGTGGCCCGTGAGCTGGGCGTTTCGCTGGGTACCGTGAAGAGCACGAACTCGCGGGCGCTGGCCAAGCTGCGGATCGAAGCGGCCACCGAAGACACGCTGATCGGAGGGAGCGGGCGATGA